The Acidobacteriota bacterium genome includes the window GGCCGGGGTGGCCACTTCGGACGGGGCCGACCTGCACGTCCACAAGGGGATGGGCCTCGTTTCGGACGTGTTCGGGGGGAACGACCTGTCGGGGCTCCCGGGTCCGACGGCGGTGGGCCACGTTCGATACTCCACCTCCGGGAGCTCCCAATTGCGAAACGCCGGGCCCATCGTGGCGCGGACCCAGCACGGGGAAGTCGCTTTGTGCCACAACGGGAACCTCGTCAACGGCCTGAGCCTCCGGGAGGACCTCGAGCGCCACGGGGCCATCTTTGCCTCCACGACGGATTCGGAGGTCATCCTCCACCTCTTCGCCCGCTCCGGGCAGCAGGATCCCGTCGATGCGCTGGTGGACAGCCTGCGGTCCCTCAAGGGGGCCTTCAGCCTCCTCGTCCTGTTCCGGGACTCCCTGGTGGCCGTCCGGGACCCGTGGGGGTTCCGGCCCCTGGTACTGGGGGAACTCGAGGGAAGCCCCGTGTTCGCCTCCGAGACCTGCGCCCTGGATCTCTTGAAGGCCCGCTATATCCGGGAGGTGGAGCCCGGCGAAATGGTCGTGGTTACGGAGGGGGGTCAGCGGTCCATTTTCCCCTTCCGGCATGGCGCCGCCGTCCCCTGCATTTTCGAGTACGTTTACTTCGCGCGGCCGGACTCGAACCTCTTCGGAAAAGTGGTCTTTCCGGTTCGAACCGAACTGGGCCGGAGGCTGGCCGAGGAGCAGCCCGCCGAGGCCGACATCGTCGTCCCGGTGCCCGATTCGGGAATCCCCGCCGGCGTCGGCTTCTCCGAGCGGAGCGGCCTGCCGCTGGTCATGGGGCTCATCCGGAACCACTACGTTGGCCGCACCTTCATCGCTCCCCGGCAGTCCATGAGGGACTTTTCGGCACGGCTCAAGCTCAATGCCGTCCCGGGTCTCCTGGAGGGAAAGCGCGTGGTGCTGGTGGACGACTCCCTCGTGCGGGGAACCACCTCGCGGAAGATCGTCCGGCTCGTCAAGGACGCCGGGGCCACCGAGGTCCACCTGCGCCTCTCCAGCCCGCCCATCGTGAACCCCTGCGTGTACGGCATCGACACGCCGGAGCGTTCGGAACTGTTGGCGGCCAACATGGACCTTCCGGCCATTCGGGACTTCGTGGGAGCCGACAGCCTCGGGTATTTGAGCCCGGAAGGCCTCCACGAAGCGGCGGGACGAACCCTGGGGAAAGCCTGCTACGCCTGTTTTGGCGGGCCCTACCCCGTGGCCTGGAAGCCGCCGCGCGGAGCCCAGCGCACCCTGTTCGAGAAGGAGCGGGGCTGATTCTCGTTCCCCCAGCAGGCCCACCGATCCTCTGCCCGGGCCATCTGGCACTCGAATCCCCCGTCGCCCCGCGTCCCCGCGTTCGCTCTTGCGAGCCCTCGCGGCAGGCCGGTATACTGTAACAACCCGGTCCACAGTCGAGGTCCGGCGCCCAGGGGGTGTCGAAATGTCGGGTTGGACCAGCCGTACGCAGAAGTTCTTGTACG containing:
- the purF gene encoding amidophosphoribosyltransferase, translating into MCGIFGLYNHPEAARITVYGLYGLQHRGQESAGVATSDGADLHVHKGMGLVSDVFGGNDLSGLPGPTAVGHVRYSTSGSSQLRNAGPIVARTQHGEVALCHNGNLVNGLSLREDLERHGAIFASTTDSEVILHLFARSGQQDPVDALVDSLRSLKGAFSLLVLFRDSLVAVRDPWGFRPLVLGELEGSPVFASETCALDLLKARYIREVEPGEMVVVTEGGQRSIFPFRHGAAVPCIFEYVYFARPDSNLFGKVVFPVRTELGRRLAEEQPAEADIVVPVPDSGIPAGVGFSERSGLPLVMGLIRNHYVGRTFIAPRQSMRDFSARLKLNAVPGLLEGKRVVLVDDSLVRGTTSRKIVRLVKDAGATEVHLRLSSPPIVNPCVYGIDTPERSELLAANMDLPAIRDFVGADSLGYLSPEGLHEAAGRTLGKACYACFGGPYPVAWKPPRGAQRTLFEKERG